Proteins from a single region of Apium graveolens cultivar Ventura chromosome 7, ASM990537v1, whole genome shotgun sequence:
- the LOC141671815 gene encoding pentatricopeptide repeat-containing protein At4g39952, mitochondrial, which yields MCVSNILPNEFTIPMVVSACAERGVLFFGKKIHGLVSKINLFKSNAAIGSSYVYMYSKCGCMGDAGLVFDEMCVKDLVSWTALVIGYVQNGECEKGLEVLCEMHRVGGYEERPNFRTLEGGFLACGNTGAMLEGKCLHGLAVKSGIGCFESILSSIFSMYCKFGTCEEAYLSFGEVRCKDLMSWTSIIGVYARVGCFRDCLGLFFEMQNASIDPDGMIISCMLSCFGNSTSVLAGKAFHAFIIKADFKNDEMVHNALVSMYCKFGLVALAEKFVDRICERDDEVWNLIVQGYFKVGRLAKCLELFREMQLVGIHSSLNTLVSVISSCAELRAIYQGQYLHCYVIKNVMHENISIANSLIDMYGKVGKLNKAWNVFNRSHRDTVTWNTLISSYAHSGHYAESLSLYDRMVSEGIKPNSATLVIVLSACSHIASLEKGESIYTYIKKEKVELNLPLATALVDMYAKCGKLEISRDIFNLIKEKDVVLWNAMILGYGMHGDAKSALELFSQMELSDVRPNELTFLSGLIACNHAGLVEEGKIVFGRMRDYFLRPTLKHYTCMVDLLARSGDLHEAEDLALSMPIAADGGLWGALLSACKIHNNAEMGIRIAKHAINLDPDNDGYYIIISDLYNSLGMGEDAERMRMIIKEKGSKKKAGWSMV from the coding sequence ATGTGTGTGTCTAATATTTTGCCTAATGAATTTACTATTCCCATGGTTGTTTCTGCTTGTGCTGAACGTGGGGTTTTGTTTTTTGGAAAAAAGATTCATGGGTTGGTCTCAAAAATCAATCTTTTTAAGAGCAATGCTGCTATTGGGTCTTCTTATGTGTATATGTACTCGAAATGTGGGTGTATGGGTGATGCTGGTTTAGTGTTTGATGAAATGTGTGTTAAGGATTTGGTGTCTTGGACTGCACTTGTAATTGGGTATGTGCAGAATGGTGAATGTGAAAAAGGGTTGGAAGTTTTGTGTGAAATGCATAGGGTTGGTGGTTACGAGGAGAGACCCAATTTTCGGACGTTGGAAGGTGGGTTTTTGGCTTGTGGCAATACTGGGGCAATGTTAGAAGGTAAATGCTTACATGGGTTGGCTGTAAAATCTGGGATTGGGTGCTTTGAAAGTATTTTATCTTCAATTTTTTCGATGTATTGTAAGTTTGGGACATGTGAAGAAGCTTATCTTTCGTTCGGTGAAGTTCGTTGTAAGGATCTCATGTCATGGACTTCGATTATTGGAGTTTATGCTAGAGTGGGATGTTTTAGGGACTGTTTAGGTTTGTTTTTTGAAATGCAGAATGCCAGTATAGATCCTGATGGGATGATTATTAGCTGCATGCTTTCATGTTTCGGTAATTCTACGAGTGTCTTAGCAGGAAAGGCATTCCATGCTTTCATAATAAAGGCAGACTTTAAAAATGATGAGATGGTCCATAATGCATTGGTATCAATGTATTGTAAGTTTGGACTTGTAGCTCTTGCGGAGAAGTTTGTTGATAGAATTTGTGAAAGAGATGATGAGGTGTGGAATTTGATAGTTCAGGGTTATTTTAAGGTAGGACGTTTGGCCAAGTGCTTAGAACTGTTTAGAGAAATGCAACTTGTAGGCATTCACTCTAGCTTAAACACTTTAGTATCTGTTATTTCTTCGTGCGCAGAGTTGCGAGCAATTTATCAAGGGCAATATCTTCATTGCTACGTGATCAAGAACGTAATGCATGAGAATATCTCAATTGCTAATTCCCTCATAGATATGTATGGTAAAGTTGGTAAATTAAACAAAGCGTGGAATGTTTTCAATAGAAGCCATAGGGATACTGTCACATGGAACACTTTAATTTCTTCATATGCACATTCAGGGCATTATGCTGAGAGTTTATCCCTTTATGATCGTATGGTTTCAGAAGGCATAAAACCTAATTCAGCTACTTTGGTAATCGTGCTCTCTGCTTGTTCTCATATTGCATCCTTAGAGAAAGGAGAAAGTATCTATACTTATATTAAGAAAGAGAAAGTGGAATTAAACCTACCGTTAGCTACCGCATTGGTAGATATGTATGCGAAATGTGGAAAACTTGAAATATCAAGagatatttttaatttaattaaagaAAAGGATGTTGTTTTGTGGAATGCCATGATCTTAGGATATGGAATGCATGGAGATGCAAAGTCCGCACTAGAGCTTTTCTCACAGATGGAGCTGTCAGATGTAAGACCGAATGAGCTTACATTTCTTTCTGGTCTTATAGCATGTAATCATGCTGGGCTTGTTGAAGAAGGGAAGATTGTCTTTGGTAGAATGAGAGATTACTTTCTCAGACCGACATTAAAGCACTATACGTGCATGGTAGATCTTCTTGCTAGGTCAGGCGATTTGCATGAAGCGGAAGATCTGGCTCTTTCTATGCCTATTGCTGCTGATGGGGGTTTATGGGGTGCTTTACTAAGTGCATGTAAAATTCACAACAATGCAGAGATGGGTATAAGAATTGCTAAACATGCTATAAATCTTGATCCAGACAACGATGGATACTATATCATTATTTCAGACCTCTATAACTCTTTAGGGATGGGCGAAGACGCAGAGAGGATGAGAATGATCATAAAGGAAAAAGGTTCGAAGAAGAAAGCTGGTTGGAGTATGGTGTAA